TGCCCAAATGTCAAGCAGGGTGGGATTGTCTTCGGTACTGATCCGAAGGCTGTCTTTGAGGTGGTTTCCGCAGTGCGCAAGCGCATGAAGAAGCCGTTAATCGTCAAATTAACCCCGAATGTGACCGATATCCGGATTACCGCGCAGGCGGCCGAAGATGCCGGTGCCGATGTGATCAGTCTGATCAATACCATCACCGGAATGTCGGTCGATGTGCGCAGTCGTAAACCGCGTATCGCCAATGTCATCGGCGGCCTTTCCGGGCCTGGTATCCGTCCGATTGCGGTCCGCATGACCCATCAGGTTGTACAGACGGTGAAAATCCCCGTCATCGGAATTGGTGGCATTATGCGCGCCGAAGATGCCCTGGAGTTTCTGATTGTCGGCGCCAGGGCGGTCCAGGTCGGAACGGCTAACTTTGTTGATCCGAATGCCATGCAGACTATCCTGGACGACCTTCGCGTCTTTTGTATTGAGCAAGGGGTCAGCGATATCAACGATCTGATCGGAAGTTTGCAGCTTTAGAGATGGGTGAGGGGGGAGGTGTGAGGTGTTCACACTTAAACCCTCACACCTCACGGATTTTTTGAGCCATGGATGTTATTACCACCCATATAAACGCTGATTTCGATTGCCTCGGTGCAATGATTGCCGCTCGCCGCCTCTATCCGGAGGCGGTGCTGGTCTTCCCCGGTTCACAAGAGCGCGGGCTGAGAGCTTTCCTGCTCGATTCCACCCTTTATGCTTATAATTTCAAACGGCTTAAGGAAATCAACCTGGGTGAGATTACCCGTCTGATTCTGGTCGACGTGCGTCAAGCTGCCCGTATCGGGCCCTTTGCCTCTGTGGCTGTTGACCCGCGGGTTGAGCTGCATATCTTTGATCATCATCTCTCGACGATTGACAGCCTGAAAGGAGACTTCGAGCGCATTGAAGATGTAGGTGCGACCACAACCATCATGACCCGAACTTTTGTTGAGCGGGGGATTGTCCCAACTCCGGATGAAGCAACCATGATGATGCTTGGGCTATACGAAGATACCGGCAATCTTCTTTACGGCTCAACCTGCGCTGAGGACTTTAGTGCCGCGCGGTTCCTGTTTGAGCAAGGGGCTAATCTCAATACTGTCGCCGATTTTCTGGTACGGGAAATGACGCCCGAGCAGGTTGACCTGCTCAACCGTCTGCTCAAATCCTGTCGCCGCATTCAGGTGCATGGGGTTGAAATCGCGATTGCTCAGGCATCGCTCGATTATTACGTTACCGATATCGCATCTCTCGCTCATAAGTTGAAGGATATCGAAAACCTTTCGGTACTGATCGTTGCGGTTCGTATGACAGATCGGGTTTTTATGGTGGCCCGATCTCGAATCGCAGCCGTGGATGTGGGGGAATTGTTGCAGGGTTTTGGCGGCGGCGGACACTCCTTTGCCGCCTCAGCTACTGTGCGTGATATGCCGCTGGAGCAACTGCTTGATACGTTGGAGCGACGACTGCACGAGCAGATCACACCGCGTATGACGGCTGGAAGCATAATGAGTACTCCGGTAAAATCTCTGGCGCTGACGTCCAGTATTCGTCAGGCCGCGGAACTATTGACCCGCTTGAATT
Above is a genomic segment from Geopsychrobacter electrodiphilus DSM 16401 containing:
- a CDS encoding dihydroorotate dehydrogenase, with the translated sequence MSQPAATLSKPNLAVEFAGLKLKNPLMPASGTFGYGQEFAPYLDLNRLGAIVTKGLSLKPKAGNPTPRIAETVSGMLNAIGLQNVGVDAFIYEKMPFLAQFDSPVIVNFFGNTQDEYCEVAARLDVVPGVAALEMNISCPNVKQGGIVFGTDPKAVFEVVSAVRKRMKKPLIVKLTPNVTDIRITAQAAEDAGADVISLINTITGMSVDVRSRKPRIANVIGGLSGPGIRPIAVRMTHQVVQTVKIPVIGIGGIMRAEDALEFLIVGARAVQVGTANFVDPNAMQTILDDLRVFCIEQGVSDINDLIGSLQL